The DNA segment AATGCTTATCGTGTCTGTTGCATATGCAGGCTCATCTTCTCCTTCTTCATTCGTGGAAGTATATCTAAAAGTAAAAGGTATAATTCCGGTTTGGTTAGTAACCACGCCTATTTTTTTGCCTTCTAGTAAAGATCCGTATGCCTCATAGTTTTCAGCTCCTGTTTTTATAGGCTCATTTTCTTTTATAAGAACTATATTGTCCTTCTTTTGGCTATTGACTTCTGGCTTTTGGCTTTTAGCAGAATTTCCACAGGCAGCCAACAACAGTATTGAGAATAAAAATGTATTTTTGAAAAACGAATAAGATACCATATATCAGTTGAATTTAGAATATTTCATAGCCCGTAGGTTGATTACTGCTAAGAACCATAAAAGTAGTATATCTGCCCCAATTATAAAAATAGCTGTAATAGCCATAGCCATTGGTGTTATCATGATGATAGTGGCAGTCGCAACAAGTGTTGGGCTGCAAGATAAAATACGCGAAAAGGTATCAGCTTTTAACGGTCATATTATTATATCGAACTATGATGATAATATTTCTGAGGTTAGTGTCACACCAATTCCTATACAACAAGATTTTTACCCCGAGTTTAAATCAGTACAAGGTATAAGTCATATACAAGCAGTAGCGTCTAAAGCAGGTATTATTCGTACCGAAGAATCTGTAGAGGGTGTAATTTTTAAAGGTGTAGGTAAAGACTATAAATGGGATAATTTAGAAGAGTATATTGTATCGGGTAGAATACCGAACCTAAACGATAACCTAAATAACGAAGTAATACTCTCGAAATACCTTGCCGATAGATTAAAGTTTAAAGTAGGGGATAAATTCAACACCTTTTTTATGAAAGAAGATGCTAATAGTATTCCAAATATGAGGGTATTTAAACTAGTGGGTATTTTCAATTCGGGCTTTCAAGAATTTGATGCGACCTATGTAATAGGAGATATTCGCCATGTACAACGCATTAATAAATGGAGAAACGGCGAAGTAGGATCTTTTGAAGTATTTATAGATGATTTTGACCAGCTACAACAAAAAGGTGACGAAGTTTATAATGCTATATCATCTACATTAGATAGTCGTACTATAGAAGATAAATACTATAATATTTTTGAATGGCTCAAGTTATTTGATTTTAATGTAGTACTCATTATAGTAATAATGGTAGTAGTAGGTACTATTAATATGGTGGTTGCACTGTTAGTATTAATATTAGAGCGTACTCAAATGATAGGAATGTTAAAGTCATTAGGAGCAAACAACTGGAGTATGCGTAAAATTTTTCTATACAATGCAGCTTACCTTATAATAAAAGGATTATTATGGGGTAATATAATAAGTATTGGGTTACTACTTATTCAAAAATATTTTGAAGTAATAAAACTCCCTCCCGAAAATTATTATGTAACCGTAGCACCTGTAAGTATAAACATACCTGCCATACTGCTTATAAATGCAGGAACAATAGCTGTGTGTTTATCTTTATTACTTATACCATCATATATTATTACTAAAATTACACCCGTAAAAGCATTACGTTTCGATTAATTGGTTATTCAAAAACTATAGGCTTACTACTTTTTCTTATTTTAATGATGTGATATGGATGTGCTACATCTTGAGTAATACCTATATTTAAGTTATCGACACTTATAACAATGTTATTATCATTTTCTGTTACCGATGTTATATCTATAGATGTAGTACTATTTTTAATATCAAATACGGCAATAACCATATAAGCTTCAAAATCTATAGTTGTTTCCGTAAAATCATCAATAACATTTTCATTTATAGATTGCATAGATGCTATCAAGGCTTGCCATTCGGTATTGGTAGCAATTACCATATTCTCTTGACCAAAAACGGTGTTATAATTTAAAATGCCTTTTACTATAAGTATAGGTTCGTTAGTGTTTGCTGTAATAGTATTGTTGGTGTCGTTACTACAACTTAATAATACTATCATCATACAGAAAAATAAAGTGTGTTTTTTCATAATGTACTTTTTAAATTAATAAAGCCCGCACTATTGTACGGGCTTTATATAAAAGGTTAGTATTATTCTTTAAGTAAATTTTTACTATCTACTGCTTCGCCATTAACCATTAGTACTACAGTATAGTATCCATTAGGATAATCCGAAACATTAATTTGAATGTCACTACTATCAATATCAAGTTCATAATAGTTTGTGTCTGCATCAGTACCATATACACTATAAACAGCTAAGTAAGCCTCATTAGCGTCATATAAATGATATTTTATTACTAGTTCGTCAGAAGCAGGGTTAGGTCCCATAGCTGTAATATAGCTAGAGTCTTCTGGGTTAGTGTCTGCATCATTAGGAGCCCTGTTAATAAAATAGGTTTCTCCACCTATAATTTGTTCTGTTTCAGCATCACGTTGTATTAAGTGGAATGTATGTGTTAATTCTTCAACCTGTTGTTCTTTCGGGAAATTAAACCTTAAGTCCAAAATACCTGTCTGTTCGGGTTGTAGCTCTACATACAGTCGGGCAAAGTTACCCGTTACCATTACATTTCCATTTTCAAGAGGTTCAATCATCTGAGCCTCTTGTCCTCCAGCTTGCCATGCTTCATAGAGAACTTCGTTCATGCGTACTGTAATTTCTGCAAGTTCATGCACAGGAGTACCATCTTCTTCAAGGGTAGCAAACTCTAAGAAAAATCCATGAGGCTCATCATGTATGTTCTCTACAGCAACTACGCCACCAACAGGACCTACGACAGAGTTAATAGGAGTATCTACTACGGTAGTATTTCTCCATGCAATGTTATTATTGTTTTTAACATTAGCATATAAGTCTGTAGTTTCAGTAAAAGTCATAGGATCAGCAGGTGTAACCATTCTAGCTAATAAACAAAAATGCCATTGGTCACCTGGTGTAATACTAGCATAATCAGCAGGGTTAGGTACTACCCAGGCAAAAGAAACTACTGCTTCTTGCCCTGGTAGTAGTATTGGTATAGTAGCTGTACCTATAATATTACCTTTAAGTTGTCCTCCGCCAAATGTAGAACCGTTCCAATGTGCAGGCCATTGTAAAGATGTTCCCGCTTTAGACCAGTATAGTTTTAGTTGCTCGAAACCTGATGTAGCCTCACATCCTCTGTTTCTTACTTTAACATATACAGTGTTAGGATTTCCTACAGCACTATAATCAGGGTTTTGGTGTGTTGTGCCACCATCATTAAATACACGTACCCAAATATCCTGACTATTCCACATAATAGGACTAATGTTATTAGGCTCATCTCCTACATCTGCAGTAGTGTCCTGCATCCATAAATCTACTCCTCCAGCATTTTGCGCAGCAACTACTGCAGCATGCGCATCAATAAGACCATAACCCATTTGGTTATTCCAAGTACCATTAGGTCTGCCTGCCGTAGTATTATAAGAATATCCACCTACTTTTTGTGAGGTGCTTTCTAGTATATCTCTAACTTCTGCACCTGTTAAACATGAGTTTACAGATAAAATTAAAGCAATAGTACCTGTAACATGTGGTGCAGCCATCGATGTTCCATTCATACTACCAGTATTATTATAAGGAGTTGTAGATAATATGCCACTACCAGGAGCTACTACATCTAGTCCAGAACCATATCCCGAAAAACTAGAACGACTACCTGTTGATGTAATAGAACCTACGGTTACAATATCAGGATGAAAAGTACCAGGATAATCCATCACTGCACCAGAAGTACCATAATTACCTGCAGCAAAAACTACCAGTGTACCATTACCACCCCTACCTAACGACATAGCATTTGTAATAGCGTTTTCTAAAGCAGCACTTTGTAGCTGACTATAATATGCACCACCTTGATCTCCCCAAGAATTGTTTATAACATCGGCACCGTTTTGCCAAGCCCAGTTTATACCGCTCGCAAGCTCTGCCGATATATTAGGTGTTAAACTAAGTGTATGGCTAACGCTCATTAATTTAGATTGTGGCGCAACACCAACAACTTGCAGGTTATTATCTTTTACTGCTGCCACTGTACCGCCCACATGTGTTCCGTGACTTGCCCCAGCAAATACACTAGGTGAACTGCCAGAGTTGCAATCAAAACTAGAAGAATGAATATTGGCAGCCAAATCGTTATGTGTTTTATGAATCCCTTGATCTAATATTGCCACATTTATACCACTACCTTCAGTAATAGTCCAGGCTTGGCAGGCATTAATGTCAATACTTGGGTTGCTACTATTATTAAGTCCCCATAAACTACCAAAGTTAGTATCATTAGTACAAGAAGTTCTAAAGTCAAACATAAATGCAGGATCTATCTCGGCAAAGCTTCTCGTTTCATAAAAACTATTAGCAGCAGTTACAGAAAACATATTGTTATCCGTATCAACTTTAAGTATATACCATAACGGCATATTAGGAATTTGATTTACAATAGTTGCATCATGTGCAATAGCCGTTTTTTTAAGAGTAGCATAATCGGCTTCACTATTAAGTTTAATATAAAAATAATTAGAAGTACCAATAGGTTCAGCATTCTCTCTTTTAAAGAAAGGAGCAACGTGTCTAACACCTTCAATAGCGCGCAAAGCATTTACTTTATCATAGTATTCAGCCTCACTAAGTGTCGAGCCAAGTTTAAGCTTAGCAAATTGTTGTCTGTTTTTCGAAGAGTTGTCGATAACAAACTCAATATCACTAAAACCTAGTTCCTGTATTAGTTTTGTATCAAAGTCTATATTGGTAAAAACATTAATATAAGTCTTGTCAAGTGTCAACGGAATCTTCTCGCCATGATAATAATAAAAAGAATCATTTTGGGCTACAGTAATTGATGTT comes from the Flavobacterium arcticum genome and includes:
- a CDS encoding S8 family serine peptidase, whose amino-acid sequence is MKKLLFAFLLLFLGTSITVAQNDSFYYYHGEKIPLTLDKTYINVFTNIDFDTKLIQELGFSDIEFVIDNSSKNRQQFAKLKLGSTLSEAEYYDKVNALRAIEGVRHVAPFFKRENAEPIGTSNYFYIKLNSEADYATLKKTAIAHDATIVNQIPNMPLWYILKVDTDNNMFSVTAANSFYETRSFAEIDPAFMFDFRTSCTNDTNFGSLWGLNNSSNPSIDINACQAWTITEGSGINVAILDQGIHKTHNDLAANIHSSSFDCNSGSSPSVFAGASHGTHVGGTVAAVKDNNLQVVGVAPQSKLMSVSHTLSLTPNISAELASGINWAWQNGADVINNSWGDQGGAYYSQLQSAALENAITNAMSLGRGGNGTLVVFAAGNYGTSGAVMDYPGTFHPDIVTVGSITSTGSRSSFSGYGSGLDVVAPGSGILSTTPYNNTGSMNGTSMAAPHVTGTIALILSVNSCLTGAEVRDILESTSQKVGGYSYNTTAGRPNGTWNNQMGYGLIDAHAAVVAAQNAGGVDLWMQDTTADVGDEPNNISPIMWNSQDIWVRVFNDGGTTHQNPDYSAVGNPNTVYVKVRNRGCEATSGFEQLKLYWSKAGTSLQWPAHWNGSTFGGGQLKGNIIGTATIPILLPGQEAVVSFAWVVPNPADYASITPGDQWHFCLLARMVTPADPMTFTETTDLYANVKNNNNIAWRNTTVVDTPINSVVGPVGGVVAVENIHDEPHGFFLEFATLEEDGTPVHELAEITVRMNEVLYEAWQAGGQEAQMIEPLENGNVMVTGNFARLYVELQPEQTGILDLRFNFPKEQQVEELTHTFHLIQRDAETEQIIGGETYFINRAPNDADTNPEDSSYITAMGPNPASDELVIKYHLYDANEAYLAVYSVYGTDADTNYYELDIDSSDIQINVSDYPNGYYTVVLMVNGEAVDSKNLLKE
- a CDS encoding protease complex subunit PrcB family protein, which encodes MKKHTLFFCMMIVLLSCSNDTNNTITANTNEPILIVKGILNYNTVFGQENMVIATNTEWQALIASMQSINENVIDDFTETTIDFEAYMVIAVFDIKNSTTSIDITSVTENDNNIVISVDNLNIGITQDVAHPYHIIKIRKSSKPIVFE
- a CDS encoding ABC transporter permease, whose amino-acid sequence is MNLEYFIARRLITAKNHKSSISAPIIKIAVIAIAIGVIMMIVAVATSVGLQDKIREKVSAFNGHIIISNYDDNISEVSVTPIPIQQDFYPEFKSVQGISHIQAVASKAGIIRTEESVEGVIFKGVGKDYKWDNLEEYIVSGRIPNLNDNLNNEVILSKYLADRLKFKVGDKFNTFFMKEDANSIPNMRVFKLVGIFNSGFQEFDATYVIGDIRHVQRINKWRNGEVGSFEVFIDDFDQLQQKGDEVYNAISSTLDSRTIEDKYYNIFEWLKLFDFNVVLIIVIMVVVGTINMVVALLVLILERTQMIGMLKSLGANNWSMRKIFLYNAAYLIIKGLLWGNIISIGLLLIQKYFEVIKLPPENYYVTVAPVSINIPAILLINAGTIAVCLSLLLIPSYIITKITPVKALRFD